In Rhizobium sp. WSM4643, the following are encoded in one genomic region:
- a CDS encoding MFS transporter, translated as MSSTFSLILRDNRIRIPTVTLVALAFTYASTAPYQSIIGINELGLSNGAYSALVFFSAIVNVTTSLTLGIWSDRLKERRPLVLGLSVAGMLGFGSIAIFHSPVIFIFSTLLLVPMSNSTYSLLFASLRARTNQMDRGQGAAITATVRALFSGSWALAPGLIGLYLVSSPSMTPAYGIAALASCTCFCLYFFFAPGNGSGGPAPDPAGFFASLKRIFVPHVLSRVIVMAMLFGLQRLNSMLLPLIITHAAGGTVVDVGFMAGLTALLEMPFMMAWGFAQRRFRTVHVLAFGALIYCVYLLLLGFASAPWHIYALLLFNACGAAAILSVPITYLQDLIADRPGLGTSLISLNTFIGVGISAGLFAFGTAITDYSGTAFVGAAAGLASIGVLLYLESSRRQARQLA; from the coding sequence ATGTCATCCACCTTTTCCTTGATCCTTCGCGATAACAGGATCCGTATTCCGACCGTGACACTCGTCGCGCTCGCCTTCACCTATGCGTCGACCGCGCCCTACCAGTCGATCATCGGGATCAATGAACTCGGCTTGAGCAATGGCGCCTATTCGGCGCTGGTGTTCTTCTCGGCAATCGTCAACGTCACGACGAGCCTGACGCTCGGCATCTGGTCGGACAGGCTGAAAGAGCGCCGGCCACTGGTGCTCGGGCTTTCCGTCGCCGGCATGCTCGGCTTCGGGTCGATCGCGATCTTTCATAGCCCCGTGATCTTCATCTTCTCGACGCTGTTGCTGGTGCCGATGAGCAATTCTACCTATTCGCTGCTGTTCGCCAGCCTGCGCGCCAGGACCAACCAGATGGACCGCGGCCAGGGGGCGGCGATCACCGCAACGGTGCGGGCACTCTTTTCCGGCTCATGGGCGCTGGCGCCGGGGTTGATCGGCCTCTATCTCGTCAGTTCGCCGTCGATGACGCCGGCCTATGGGATAGCGGCATTGGCAAGCTGCACCTGCTTCTGCCTGTATTTTTTCTTCGCACCCGGAAATGGCTCAGGCGGCCCTGCCCCCGATCCAGCCGGCTTCTTTGCTTCGCTAAAGCGGATTTTCGTGCCGCATGTGCTATCGCGCGTCATCGTCATGGCGATGCTGTTCGGGCTGCAGCGGCTGAACAGCATGCTCCTGCCGCTGATCATCACCCATGCGGCCGGCGGCACCGTGGTCGATGTCGGCTTCATGGCCGGCTTGACCGCCTTGCTCGAAATGCCGTTCATGATGGCGTGGGGCTTTGCGCAGCGCCGCTTCCGAACGGTGCATGTGCTCGCCTTCGGCGCGTTGATCTATTGCGTCTATCTGCTGCTGCTCGGTTTTGCTTCCGCGCCCTGGCACATCTATGCACTCCTCCTCTTCAATGCCTGCGGGGCGGCAGCGATCCTCAGCGTGCCGATCACCTATCTGCAGGACCTGATCGCGGACCGGCCGGGGCTTGGAACCTCGCTGATCTCGCTGAACACGTTCATTGGGGTTGGCATCAGCGCCGGCCTCTTCGCCTTCGGCACGGCAATCACCGATTATTCCGGCACCGCCTTCGTCGGCGCGGCCGCGGGTCTCGCATCGATTGGAGTGCTGCTCTATCTCGAAAGCAGCCGCCGGCAGGCGCGGCAGCTGGCGTGA
- a CDS encoding asparaginase — protein sequence MTNPVTVEVTRGLLVESRHRGAVAVVDGDGKLVFSLGDIEAAIFPRSSCKAMQALPLVESGAADAYGFGDKELALACASHNGEDEHVALAHSMLTRAGRDAQALECGAHWSMSQKILIQQARTLEAPTALHNNCSGKHAGFICACCHQDLDPKGYVGYQHPLQVEIRAAMESLTGAALGADSCGTDGCSIPTYAVPLRSLAHGFAKMTTGIGLEPLRAKASRRLIEACMAEPFYVAGSGRACTALMQIAPGRIFCKTGAEGVFCAAIPEKGIAIALKCEDGMTRAAEAMVAATLARFFETDDEVHAGLMAYAATPMRNWNGIHVGDVRVTSALVG from the coding sequence ATGACCAATCCCGTCACCGTCGAAGTCACTCGCGGCCTGCTCGTCGAAAGTCGTCATCGCGGCGCGGTGGCTGTGGTCGATGGCGACGGCAAGCTTGTCTTCTCGCTGGGCGACATCGAGGCCGCCATCTTCCCGCGTTCGTCCTGCAAGGCGATGCAGGCGCTGCCGCTGGTCGAGAGTGGTGCGGCCGATGCCTATGGCTTCGGTGACAAGGAATTGGCGCTGGCCTGCGCCTCGCATAATGGCGAGGACGAGCATGTGGCGCTGGCCCACTCCATGCTGACGCGCGCGGGTCGCGATGCCCAAGCGCTGGAATGCGGCGCCCACTGGTCGATGAGCCAGAAGATCCTGATCCAGCAGGCCCGGACGCTCGAGGCGCCGACCGCGCTGCACAACAATTGCTCGGGAAAACATGCCGGTTTCATCTGCGCCTGCTGCCATCAGGACCTCGATCCGAAGGGTTACGTTGGCTATCAGCACCCGCTGCAGGTCGAGATCCGCGCGGCGATGGAAAGCCTGACAGGCGCCGCGCTTGGCGCCGATAGCTGCGGCACCGACGGCTGTTCTATCCCGACCTATGCCGTGCCGCTGCGCAGCCTTGCCCACGGTTTTGCCAAAATGACGACTGGCATTGGTCTGGAACCCTTGCGCGCCAAGGCATCCCGCCGGCTGATCGAGGCCTGTATGGCCGAGCCCTTCTATGTCGCGGGGTCCGGCCGCGCCTGCACGGCGCTGATGCAGATCGCCCCCGGCCGTATCTTCTGCAAGACAGGTGCCGAAGGCGTCTTCTGCGCCGCGATCCCGGAAAAGGGCATTGCCATTGCGCTCAAATGCGAGGATGGCATGACCCGCGCCGCCGAAGCCATGGTGGCGGCGACACTCGCCCGTTTCTTCGAGACGGACGATGAGGTGCATGCGGGCCTGATGGCCTATGCCGCGACGCCGATGCGCAATTGGAACGGCATCCATGTCGGCGATGTCAGGGTCACCTCCGCCTTGGTCGGGTGA
- a CDS encoding DeoR/GlpR family DNA-binding transcription regulator — protein sequence MLTTQRKTLILDILRRDGQVIAKRVAEDFALSEDTIRRDLREMAAEGLLKRVHGGAMPLVPDLPDFTARRSVSSEIKARLGAAAAAMVKPGQMIFLDGGTTTAEIARHLPRDMPLTVATHSPTIAAELEHHPTAEVILTGGRLYKHSMVATGAAAMAAISQLRPDLFFLGVTAAHPVHGLSTGDFEEAAIKRHIARCAAETHVLLTEEKFDLVSPCPVLGISEVAGLIVPAEMTAEQLKPYRDLNGATAAV from the coding sequence ATGCTGACAACCCAACGCAAGACCCTCATCCTCGACATCCTGCGCCGTGACGGCCAGGTGATCGCCAAGCGCGTGGCCGAGGATTTCGCCCTTTCGGAGGACACGATCCGCCGGGACCTCAGGGAAATGGCGGCGGAGGGGCTGTTGAAACGGGTGCATGGCGGGGCGATGCCGCTGGTGCCTGATTTGCCTGACTTTACCGCACGGCGCAGTGTCTCGTCTGAGATCAAGGCGCGGCTCGGGGCAGCGGCGGCGGCGATGGTAAAGCCGGGCCAGATGATCTTCCTCGATGGCGGCACGACGACGGCGGAGATCGCCAGACACTTGCCGCGCGACATGCCGCTGACGGTTGCGACCCACAGCCCGACGATCGCCGCCGAGCTCGAACACCACCCGACGGCCGAGGTGATCCTCACCGGCGGACGGCTTTACAAACATTCGATGGTGGCAACGGGGGCAGCGGCTATGGCGGCGATCTCGCAGCTGCGCCCCGACCTCTTCTTCCTCGGGGTGACGGCCGCCCATCCAGTGCACGGGCTTTCCACCGGCGATTTCGAGGAAGCGGCGATCAAGCGGCACATCGCCCGCTGCGCGGCCGAAACGCATGTGCTGCTGACCGAGGAGAAGTTCGACCTCGTCTCGCCCTGCCCGGTGCTTGGCATTTCCGAGGTGGCGGGGCTGATCGTGCCGGCGGAGATGACGGCCGAACAGCTGAAACCCTATCGCGATCTCAACGGCGCAACCGCCGCAGTATGA
- a CDS encoding DUF4406 domain-containing protein produces the protein MLILIAGPYRSGTGDDPEKMAANLKRLEAPSHALFEAGHVPMIGEWVALPIWHAAGGRSVGDALYEEIFHPVAGRLLQLCEGVLRLPGDSKGADNDVRIARERGIPVWHSLEDVPGCG, from the coding sequence ATGTTGATTTTGATTGCCGGGCCCTATCGGTCGGGAACGGGCGACGACCCGGAAAAGATGGCCGCCAACCTGAAGCGGCTGGAAGCGCCTTCGCACGCGCTATTTGAGGCCGGCCATGTGCCGATGATCGGCGAATGGGTGGCGCTGCCGATCTGGCACGCCGCCGGCGGCCGGTCGGTCGGCGACGCGCTCTACGAAGAGATCTTCCACCCGGTCGCCGGCCGGCTGCTGCAGCTCTGCGAGGGTGTGCTGCGCTTACCCGGCGATTCCAAGGGGGCCGACAACGACGTCCGCATCGCCAGGGAACGCGGTATCCCGGTCTGGCATAGTCTCGAAGACGTGCCGGGCTGCGGCTGA
- a CDS encoding glutathione S-transferase family protein has protein sequence MLTVYYAPGTCALASLIALEESGLAFEVKKISLRDGEQRSPDYLKINPKGRVPALVTDYGVLTETPAILAYIAQSAPAAKLAPLDDAFEFARFQSFNSYICSTVHVNHAHRPRGSRWADEPAAIEAMKSKVPGNMADCFTLIEQTMFEGPWVMGEAYSLADPYLFVMTDWLPSDGVDPARFEKASDHHARMLQRPAVQRALAYDRV, from the coding sequence ATGCTGACAGTGTACTACGCGCCGGGAACCTGCGCACTCGCAAGCCTTATTGCCCTGGAAGAATCCGGCCTGGCCTTCGAAGTCAAGAAGATCAGCCTCCGCGATGGCGAGCAGCGTTCGCCGGACTATTTGAAGATCAACCCGAAGGGCCGGGTGCCGGCATTGGTCACCGATTATGGCGTGCTGACGGAAACGCCGGCGATCCTGGCCTATATCGCCCAGAGCGCGCCGGCCGCCAAGCTGGCGCCGCTTGACGATGCCTTCGAATTTGCCAGGTTTCAGTCCTTTAACAGCTATATCTGCTCGACCGTGCATGTGAACCATGCCCATCGCCCGCGCGGCTCGCGCTGGGCCGACGAGCCGGCGGCAATCGAGGCGATGAAGTCCAAGGTGCCTGGGAATATGGCCGATTGTTTCACGCTGATCGAGCAGACCATGTTTGAAGGCCCATGGGTGATGGGCGAAGCCTATTCGCTCGCCGATCCCTATCTCTTCGTGATGACCGACTGGCTGCCGTCGGATGGCGTCGATCCCGCCCGGTTCGAAAAGGCAAGCGACCATCACGCCCGCATGCTGCAGCGTCCCGCCGTGCAGCGGGCGCTGGCCTACGATCGGGTCTGA
- a CDS encoding MmcQ/YjbR family DNA-binding protein — translation MACDVDAIFERLKRLAAEAGLPDVEESTSYGSPALKVGGKSFVAVKNAETIVISISLDDKDHLLEMAPDVYFQTDHYVGWPHLPVRAAVIGDEELRLRLVGAWLFRAPKKLAAGFKDQTRS, via the coding sequence ATGGCCTGTGATGTCGATGCGATCTTCGAACGTCTGAAGCGGCTGGCGGCGGAAGCCGGGTTGCCCGATGTCGAGGAGAGCACCTCCTATGGCAGTCCGGCACTGAAAGTCGGCGGCAAGAGCTTTGTCGCGGTGAAGAATGCCGAGACGATCGTGATCTCGATTTCGCTCGACGACAAGGATCACCTGCTGGAGATGGCGCCCGACGTCTATTTTCAAACCGATCATTATGTCGGCTGGCCGCATCTGCCGGTACGCGCCGCCGTGATCGGCGACGAGGAATTGCGGCTGCGGCTGGTCGGCGCCTGGCTGTTCCGGGCGCCGAAGAAGCTTGCCGCCGGATTTAAGGATCAGACCCGATCGTAG
- a CDS encoding LysR substrate-binding domain-containing protein translates to MKNLNMVHLNGLRALEAVGRLGSLQAAADELGVSVGAVSQQVIKAEAQLGQVIFERTARGMIATEAGRPVLLALDEGFARLSAAVSIASRRDDTILTISVAPVFAARWLVYRLDRFAERHPDIKLRLDATTNLVNPALCDVDIGIRVGSGKWPDVKAELLLAQEVFPVCSPEMAATLKEPADILQLPAIIDGHAMFTWEVWMREVGLSGATLSTRHVFNDASLCLDAAIAGQGVMLAWQTLAAFALAEGRLAAPFGIRAPTGFGHYFVTAEGTREPKKVKDFKAWIREEMAGTLTLFQ, encoded by the coding sequence ATGAAGAACCTGAATATGGTCCATCTCAACGGCCTGCGCGCGCTGGAAGCCGTCGGTCGTCTCGGCTCGCTCCAGGCCGCCGCCGACGAACTCGGCGTCTCGGTCGGCGCCGTCAGCCAGCAGGTCATCAAGGCCGAAGCCCAACTCGGTCAGGTGATTTTCGAGCGCACCGCCAGGGGCATGATCGCCACCGAAGCCGGCCGGCCGGTGCTGCTCGCGCTCGACGAGGGGTTCGCCCGTCTTTCGGCGGCGGTGTCGATTGCGAGCCGCAGGGACGATACCATCCTGACGATCTCGGTGGCTCCGGTTTTCGCCGCCCGCTGGCTCGTCTATCGGCTCGATCGCTTCGCCGAGCGTCATCCCGACATCAAGCTGCGGCTGGACGCGACGACCAATCTCGTCAATCCGGCCCTTTGCGACGTCGATATCGGGATCCGCGTCGGCAGCGGCAAATGGCCTGACGTGAAGGCCGAACTGCTGCTGGCACAGGAGGTCTTTCCCGTCTGTTCCCCGGAGATGGCGGCGACATTGAAAGAGCCCGCCGATATCCTTCAACTGCCTGCCATCATCGATGGCCATGCCATGTTCACCTGGGAGGTCTGGATGCGTGAGGTCGGACTATCAGGTGCTACGCTTTCGACCCGTCACGTCTTCAACGATGCCTCGCTCTGCCTCGATGCGGCGATCGCCGGCCAGGGCGTCATGCTCGCCTGGCAGACCCTTGCCGCCTTTGCTCTTGCTGAAGGCCGGCTCGCCGCCCCTTTCGGCATTCGCGCGCCGACCGGCTTCGGTCATTACTTCGTCACTGCTGAAGGCACGCGCGAACCGAAGAAGGTCAAGGATTTCAAGGCCTGGATCCGCGAGGAAATGGCCGGCACGCTCACGCTCTTCCAGTAG
- a CDS encoding glutathione S-transferase family protein, with protein sequence MLTIYGVYRSRASRVYWMAEELGVEFRSVPVLQARRLADPLAPGAPLNTQSSEFIAVNPMAQIPSIRDGDLVMHESLAINLYLARRYGGPLSGQTVEEDGLLTMWTVWAASQVEPLTVKIVLTYDNGLENSEEGKQTIAVSCRSLRRPLAVLEGHLAGRQWIVGDRFTVADLNLAEVLRYAQTEEALFQTHPNIKAWIERCQSRPAYKEMQATRGKEPIEV encoded by the coding sequence ATGCTGACAATCTACGGAGTTTATCGCTCGCGCGCCTCCCGCGTCTATTGGATGGCGGAGGAGCTTGGGGTCGAATTCCGCTCGGTGCCGGTGCTGCAAGCACGGCGGCTGGCGGATCCGCTAGCGCCCGGGGCGCCGCTCAACACGCAGTCGTCGGAATTCATCGCCGTCAACCCGATGGCGCAGATCCCCAGCATTCGGGATGGCGATCTCGTCATGCACGAGTCGCTGGCGATCAATCTTTATCTCGCGCGTCGATATGGCGGACCGCTTTCCGGCCAAACCGTCGAGGAAGACGGATTGCTGACGATGTGGACGGTCTGGGCGGCTTCGCAGGTCGAGCCGCTTACGGTGAAGATCGTGCTGACCTATGATAACGGGCTCGAAAACAGCGAAGAGGGCAAGCAGACGATCGCGGTTTCCTGCCGCTCGCTGCGCAGGCCGCTGGCGGTTCTCGAAGGCCATCTTGCCGGCCGGCAATGGATCGTCGGCGACCGCTTCACCGTCGCCGATCTCAACCTCGCCGAGGTGTTGCGCTACGCCCAGACCGAGGAGGCGCTTTTCCAAACGCATCCGAATATCAAAGCCTGGATCGAGCGCTGCCAGTCCCGCCCGGCCTACAAGGAGATGCAGGCGACCCGCGGCAAGGAGCCGATCGAGGTTTGA
- a CDS encoding TIGR03808 family TAT-translocated repetitive protein, with the protein MPSRRDMLLFLAASAVAGAASRALASPLTATAQPDLRGAIDGVEYRAIPESGDRKTRNLQQMIEQAARENVPVFLPPGTYRVSNLTLPDNTRITGVPGASRIVYTGEGHLFAAENVRRIELSNLVIDGGNRWLGDYAGGLLQFTGVDEVLIDNCEIGGSRKHGLQLERCGGRIERSRISGAGQSGLYAVDSTTLSVTGNTVSDCGNGGILVHRWKKAEDGTVVSGNRITNIRANDGGTGQNGNGINIFRSDGVMVANNHISDCAFTAIRANSASDIQISSNQCRRSGETAIYVEFAFEGAVVSANMIDGAANGISIANFDEGGRLASVTGNVVRNLTLKGPYKHEVGFGIGIAAEADTLISGNVIEGAPRWGLQIGWGPYLRNVVVTGNVVRKAPVGCAVSVADGAGTAVITDNVFQETAEGAVLGFQWEKKVSGEMAGGGSPYAQLTVERNRVS; encoded by the coding sequence ATGCCCTCACGCCGCGACATGCTTCTCTTTCTTGCCGCCTCGGCCGTTGCGGGAGCGGCATCGCGCGCGCTTGCCTCACCGCTGACGGCGACCGCTCAGCCCGATCTGCGCGGGGCAATCGACGGGGTGGAATATCGCGCCATTCCCGAAAGCGGCGACCGCAAGACCCGCAACCTGCAGCAGATGATCGAGCAGGCGGCGCGCGAGAACGTACCGGTCTTCCTGCCGCCCGGTACCTACCGGGTCTCCAATCTCACTTTGCCGGATAATACGCGTATCACTGGCGTGCCCGGCGCCTCCCGGATCGTCTATACCGGCGAAGGCCATCTGTTTGCGGCCGAGAACGTGCGGCGGATCGAGCTTTCCAATCTCGTCATCGACGGCGGCAACCGCTGGCTTGGCGACTATGCCGGCGGGCTGTTGCAATTTACCGGCGTCGACGAGGTGCTGATCGACAATTGCGAGATCGGCGGCAGCCGCAAGCACGGCCTGCAACTGGAGCGCTGCGGCGGGCGGATCGAGCGCAGCCGCATTTCGGGGGCCGGCCAATCCGGGCTTTACGCGGTGGACTCCACCACCCTCTCGGTCACCGGCAACACGGTCTCGGATTGCGGCAATGGCGGCATCCTCGTACATCGCTGGAAGAAGGCGGAGGACGGCACCGTTGTCTCCGGCAACCGCATAACCAACATCCGCGCCAATGATGGCGGCACCGGGCAAAACGGTAACGGCATCAACATCTTCCGCTCCGACGGGGTGATGGTGGCGAACAACCACATCTCCGACTGCGCCTTCACGGCGATCCGCGCCAATTCGGCCTCGGACATTCAGATCAGCAGCAACCAGTGCCGGCGTTCCGGCGAGACGGCGATCTATGTCGAATTCGCCTTCGAAGGCGCCGTCGTTTCCGCCAACATGATCGACGGGGCGGCAAACGGCATTTCGATCGCCAATTTCGACGAGGGTGGCCGGCTGGCGAGCGTCACCGGCAATGTCGTGCGCAACCTGACGCTGAAGGGACCTTACAAGCACGAAGTCGGTTTCGGCATCGGCATTGCGGCGGAGGCCGATACGCTGATTTCGGGAAATGTGATCGAAGGCGCGCCGCGCTGGGGCCTGCAGATCGGCTGGGGTCCGTATCTGCGCAACGTCGTTGTGACGGGCAACGTGGTGCGCAAGGCGCCTGTGGGATGCGCCGTCTCGGTCGCCGATGGCGCCGGGACCGCCGTCATCACCGATAATGTTTTCCAGGAGACCGCCGAAGGCGCGGTTTTAGGCTTTCAGTGGGAGAAGAAGGTCTCCGGCGAGATGGCGGGCGGCGGCTCGCCTTATGCGCAGCTGACCGTCGAGCGGAACCGCGTCTCGTAA
- a CDS encoding sensor domain-containing protein: MHELAARRWESTDALTAETRRIVAATEAMMASTAHQLSEGIENLRLKAILHELPDFLYVKDRDSRFVFANAVTASSLGLESAALITGKRDFDLFDFETACRHFDIEQQIMATGQARIDMEESYVLPGSRRPICRLTSKIPLRNDRGEILGLIGVSRDITERKRQEDLHRGQASLLEMIARNEPLPMILEALVLMIEAQLDGIDGSVLLLDGEGTRLYHGASPNLPGGYSRLIDGVTIGPKVGSCGTAAWRGQTVIVDDVMSDPLWEDFRALIAPFGFRSCWSTPIATSQNNVLGTFALYSREVRRPTEQEMTLVALATHIAGIAIERKRVDDRIHFMAHHDDLTGLPNRAFLKERLASILDQARRNNRKVTVAYIDLDNFKDINDGRGHAAGDEVLKEIAARMANSVRASDMVVRLGGDEFLVVLVHQSSHDAGITRRLRDLQKAINRPIRGADGEITVTSSIGVAAFPFDGATSEELLANADRAMYRAKELGRNTLQHHDGGGTLVGMPLGEQGELHQAITGQQLFLQYQPQVDVSTGRITGLEALVRWNHPAKGRVPPVNFIPLAEETGLIVSLGLWVLNEACRQARLWQDMGLTPLTIAVNVSAKQFADPDFATHVTEALERHRLQSRWLELEVTESVVMQDAERALAMMETLRGLGVRLSIDDFGSGYSSLAALKTFPFDRLKMDRSLVEALPGDKTAVAIASAVISLARTLKLSVLAEGVETDAQMDFLRQAHCEEAQGFRFSKPVSPEEIPALLRARSL; this comes from the coding sequence ATGCACGAATTGGCTGCCAGGCGATGGGAATCAACCGATGCCCTGACGGCCGAAACGCGACGCATCGTCGCCGCGACGGAGGCAATGATGGCATCGACCGCCCACCAGCTTTCCGAGGGCATCGAGAACCTGCGCCTCAAGGCGATCCTCCACGAACTTCCGGATTTCCTCTACGTCAAGGATCGTGACAGCCGCTTCGTCTTCGCCAACGCCGTCACCGCCAGCAGCCTTGGCTTGGAGAGCGCTGCACTGATCACCGGCAAGCGCGATTTCGACCTGTTCGATTTCGAGACGGCGTGCCGCCATTTCGACATCGAGCAGCAGATCATGGCGACGGGCCAAGCCCGCATCGACATGGAGGAATCCTACGTCCTTCCCGGCAGCAGAAGGCCGATTTGCCGACTGACCTCGAAGATACCACTGCGCAACGATCGCGGCGAGATCCTTGGTCTGATCGGTGTTTCCCGTGATATCACTGAACGCAAGCGCCAGGAGGATCTGCATCGCGGCCAGGCGAGCCTGCTCGAAATGATCGCCCGCAACGAGCCGTTGCCGATGATCCTCGAGGCGCTCGTACTGATGATCGAGGCGCAGCTGGATGGGATTGACGGCTCGGTGCTGCTGCTCGACGGCGAGGGCACGAGGCTCTATCACGGTGCCTCTCCCAATCTCCCCGGCGGCTACAGCCGCCTCATCGATGGTGTCACGATCGGGCCCAAGGTCGGCTCCTGCGGCACCGCTGCGTGGCGCGGTCAGACCGTGATCGTCGACGACGTGATGAGCGATCCGCTCTGGGAGGATTTTCGCGCGTTGATCGCGCCGTTCGGCTTCCGCTCCTGCTGGTCGACGCCGATCGCCACATCGCAGAACAATGTGCTCGGCACGTTTGCGCTCTATTCCAGGGAAGTCCGCCGTCCCACCGAGCAAGAAATGACGCTGGTGGCGCTCGCCACCCATATCGCCGGCATCGCCATCGAACGCAAGCGTGTCGATGACCGCATTCATTTCATGGCCCATCATGACGATCTGACGGGCCTGCCGAACCGCGCTTTCCTGAAGGAACGGCTGGCGAGCATTCTCGACCAGGCCCGGCGCAACAACCGCAAGGTGACCGTCGCCTATATCGATCTCGACAATTTCAAGGACATCAACGACGGCCGCGGCCACGCCGCCGGCGACGAGGTTCTCAAAGAGATCGCCGCCCGCATGGCCAACAGCGTCAGGGCGTCCGATATGGTGGTGCGTCTCGGCGGCGACGAATTCCTCGTCGTGCTGGTCCATCAGTCGAGCCACGATGCCGGCATCACGCGCCGCCTTCGCGATCTGCAAAAGGCGATCAACCGGCCGATCCGCGGCGCGGACGGCGAGATCACCGTCACCTCCAGCATTGGCGTTGCCGCCTTCCCCTTCGATGGAGCGACCTCGGAAGAGCTTCTCGCCAATGCCGACCGCGCCATGTACCGCGCCAAGGAGCTCGGTCGCAATACATTGCAACATCACGATGGCGGCGGCACGCTTGTGGGAATGCCACTCGGCGAGCAGGGGGAGCTGCACCAGGCGATCACTGGCCAGCAGTTGTTCCTGCAATACCAGCCGCAGGTCGATGTCTCCACCGGCCGCATCACCGGGCTGGAGGCGCTGGTGCGCTGGAACCATCCGGCAAAGGGCAGGGTGCCGCCGGTTAATTTCATACCGCTTGCCGAAGAGACCGGCCTTATCGTTTCCCTCGGTCTGTGGGTGCTGAACGAGGCCTGCCGCCAGGCACGCCTCTGGCAGGACATGGGCCTGACGCCGCTGACGATCGCCGTCAACGTCTCTGCCAAGCAGTTCGCCGATCCGGATTTCGCAACCCATGTCACTGAAGCGCTGGAGCGCCACCGCCTGCAGTCCCGCTGGCTGGAGCTTGAAGTCACCGAAAGCGTGGTGATGCAGGATGCCGAACGCGCGCTCGCCATGATGGAAACGCTGCGGGGGCTGGGCGTCCGCCTGTCGATCGACGATTTCGGCTCCGGCTATTCCAGTCTGGCGGCGCTGAAGACCTTCCCCTTCGATCGCCTGAAAATGGACCGCTCGCTGGTCGAGGCGCTGCCGGGTGACAAAACCGCCGTCGCCATCGCCTCGGCAGTCATCTCGCTGGCGCGGACGCTGAAGCTCTCGGTTCTCGCCGAAGGCGTCGAGACCGACGCTCAGATGGATTTCCTGCGCCAGGCGCACTGCGAAGAGGCGCAAGGCTTCCGCTTCTCTAAACCGGTCTCCCCGGAGGAGATCCCGGCATTGCTGCGGGCGCGGAGCCTCTGA
- a CDS encoding glycerophosphodiester phosphodiesterase family protein, with product MGRKLFYCAAAIAVAAAGIYLNNTSLLAQHRPGKPVLLAHRGIAQRFDETDLKNDTCTASRMLAPKHGYLENTLPSMQAGFAAGADIIEIDVHPTTDGQFAVFHDWTLDCRTDGHGVTREHSMADMKRLDIGYGYTADDGKTFPFRGRGVGMMPTLAEVLSTFPDRRFLINVKSRDPSEGKKLATVLNGLSTERRAEIIVYGGDEPIDVLRRLVPDIKTASRKSLKGCLTGYIGYGWIGLLPNECKHAMMLVPINIAPWLWGWPDRFLNRMADAGTEVFVLGPYRGSDFSTGIDDPAQLARLPPNYAAGIWTNEIEAIGKLVK from the coding sequence TTGGGCAGGAAGCTTTTCTATTGTGCGGCGGCAATCGCCGTCGCCGCGGCGGGCATCTACCTCAACAATACCAGCCTGCTGGCGCAACATCGGCCGGGAAAACCGGTGCTGCTTGCGCATCGCGGCATCGCACAGCGGTTCGACGAGACCGATCTCAAGAACGACACCTGCACGGCGAGCCGCATGCTGGCGCCGAAACACGGCTATCTCGAAAACACGCTTCCGTCGATGCAGGCAGGCTTTGCGGCCGGCGCCGATATCATCGAGATCGACGTGCATCCGACGACGGACGGGCAGTTCGCAGTTTTTCACGACTGGACGCTCGATTGCCGCACCGACGGCCATGGCGTCACCCGCGAGCATTCGATGGCTGACATGAAGAGGCTCGACATCGGCTATGGTTATACCGCCGATGACGGCAAGACTTTTCCCTTTCGCGGCCGGGGCGTCGGCATGATGCCAACCCTAGCCGAGGTACTCTCGACCTTTCCGGATCGGCGCTTCCTCATCAACGTCAAGAGCCGCGATCCCTCCGAGGGCAAAAAGCTCGCCACCGTGCTCAACGGGCTTTCCACTGAGCGGCGGGCCGAGATCATCGTCTATGGCGGTGACGAGCCGATCGACGTGCTCCGCCGGCTCGTGCCCGATATCAAGACCGCCTCGCGCAAGAGCCTGAAGGGCTGCCTCACCGGCTATATCGGCTATGGCTGGATCGGCCTGCTGCCGAACGAGTGCAAACATGCGATGATGCTGGTACCGATCAATATCGCGCCATGGCTCTGGGGCTGGCCGGATCGTTTTCTCAACCGGATGGCAGATGCCGGGACCGAGGTTTTCGTGCTCGGCCCCTATCGCGGCAGCGATTTTTCCACCGGCATCGACGACCCCGCGCAACTGGCGCGGCTGCCGCCAAACTATGCGGCGGGCATATGGACGAACGAGATCGAGGCGATCGGCAAGCTTGTAAAATAG